The Caulifigura coniformis genome includes a region encoding these proteins:
- the flgA gene encoding flagellar basal body P-ring formation chaperone FlgA gives MIGAAHVARMTVLAVILLAFAGQQVRAQTAIVHLRSSAKVDRDVMMLGDIADITASSAALERRLKGLDLLDRQSSGASEIVSSRHVQARVLLEGIDHKTVTLVGADECQVSFAAGGDVVQVAATRGRAGDDLMTQAVQALAKAWMASPDDVEVQFLSTPSEQLKPVPGAIPELELPTRVEPGRVQARIRWVGQNRIERIDSVTFEARLRQTVVLATHRIERGAPIRLQDIVEDRRLMANRVEQVRAEQVVGYVARRGLSQGDMVTAKDLAVQKTAPAIQARNGVKVTARKGKLSVTLQMAEALEAGNVGDVIRLRNLQSGQIITGRVVSNQEVEIPLD, from the coding sequence ATGATCGGCGCCGCCCATGTGGCCCGCATGACGGTGTTGGCCGTGATTCTGCTGGCCTTCGCGGGACAGCAGGTCCGCGCGCAGACCGCGATTGTCCACCTGCGCAGTTCGGCGAAAGTCGATCGCGACGTCATGATGCTGGGAGACATCGCGGACATCACCGCCTCTTCGGCCGCATTGGAGCGACGACTCAAGGGCCTCGACCTGCTCGACCGGCAAAGCTCCGGCGCAAGCGAGATCGTTTCCTCGCGGCATGTGCAGGCCCGCGTGCTGCTGGAAGGGATCGACCACAAGACGGTCACCCTGGTCGGCGCGGACGAATGCCAGGTCTCTTTCGCGGCCGGCGGCGATGTCGTGCAGGTCGCGGCGACCAGGGGGCGAGCGGGCGACGACCTCATGACGCAGGCGGTCCAGGCGCTCGCCAAAGCGTGGATGGCTTCGCCCGACGACGTGGAAGTGCAGTTTCTGTCGACGCCGTCTGAGCAGCTCAAGCCGGTTCCGGGGGCGATTCCCGAGCTGGAGCTGCCAACGCGCGTCGAACCCGGCCGGGTTCAGGCGAGAATTCGCTGGGTCGGCCAGAATCGGATTGAGCGGATCGATTCGGTCACCTTCGAAGCCCGCCTGCGCCAGACGGTCGTTCTCGCGACGCACCGGATCGAGCGCGGAGCGCCCATCCGTCTGCAGGACATCGTCGAAGACCGCCGGCTGATGGCGAATCGCGTGGAACAGGTCCGGGCGGAACAGGTGGTCGGTTACGTCGCGCGGCGCGGGCTAAGCCAGGGTGACATGGTCACGGCAAAGGATCTCGCCGTTCAGAAAACCGCTCCGGCGATCCAGGCCCGGAATGGCGTGAAGGTGACGGCCCGGAAGGGGAAGCTGTCGGTGACTCTGCAGATGGCTGAAGCGCTCGAGGCGGGAAACGTGGGGGACGTCATCCGGCTTCGCAATCTTCAATCGGGGCAGATCATCACGGGAAGGGTCGTCTCGAACCAGGAAGTCGAGATTCCTCTCGATTGA
- a CDS encoding flagellar basal body L-ring protein FlgH → MKRYVIPVAIAGAIVATPAPSDADSLWQKRSRQRAFMFYDQPIYDVGDHVTILINQNTIVDNSEEKKLAKQAKVSESFDFDSESSGGLGEQGATASLDLSNDAKRSFDGEAESTIDNRFTDRVTVTVREVLPNGNLRVSGDRKIKVDGNDRHLLFSGVIRQLDIAPNGTIGSDFIANLNVQYVGLGEHQAFTRQGWLGRTFNRIWPF, encoded by the coding sequence ATGAAACGATATGTGATTCCGGTCGCAATCGCGGGGGCGATTGTCGCGACGCCGGCGCCGTCCGATGCCGACTCGCTGTGGCAGAAGCGGTCGCGGCAGCGGGCATTCATGTTCTATGACCAGCCGATCTACGATGTGGGCGACCACGTCACGATCCTGATCAACCAGAACACGATCGTCGACAACAGCGAAGAGAAGAAGCTCGCCAAGCAGGCCAAGGTGTCGGAGAGCTTCGATTTCGACAGCGAGAGCAGCGGCGGGCTCGGCGAGCAGGGGGCGACCGCGTCGCTCGACCTCTCGAATGATGCCAAGCGCTCGTTCGACGGCGAGGCCGAATCGACGATCGACAACCGCTTCACCGATCGCGTCACGGTCACCGTGCGCGAGGTGCTGCCAAACGGGAACCTGCGGGTCTCGGGCGACAGAAAGATCAAGGTGGATGGAAACGACCGCCACTTGCTGTTTTCCGGGGTGATCCGCCAGCTTGACATCGCGCCCAACGGCACGATCGGCTCCGACTTCATCGCGAACCTGAACGTCCAGTATGTCGGCCTGGGCGAGCACCAGGCGTTTACCAGGCAGGGCTGGCTGGGGCGGACGTTCAACCGCATCTGGCCGTTCTGA
- a CDS encoding flagellar basal body P-ring protein FlgI: protein MSRLIAVLLLIACAASSASAADIRVKDLSDFEGVQDNALTGFGLVVGLNNTGGKSPITRRLAMNFVQQYGIRIPPDIRAQIRTDTREKTNNISVVVVSARLPAFTRTGQKIDVNVSTFDDAASLTGGFLIPTPLMGVDGEVYAVADGNVSVDSFVAGGQAATVQKNHPTAGRIISGAIVEREVCTTLTKNGRVRILLREPDFETATRMVDVINRFSPQTSRAIDPATIELNVAGKQPDDIMSFLAQIESLKVRPDVRAKVVINERTGTIVIGENVRLSHVLITHANLAIFTKESPEVSQPQPFSDGETVVVPRTEVNAVEEDRPIHEIEETTTVSHLAEALNALGVAPRDLGVIFQQLRDSGALHAELEFK from the coding sequence ATGTCCCGCCTCATCGCCGTGCTGCTGCTGATCGCCTGCGCCGCATCGAGCGCGTCCGCGGCCGACATCCGCGTCAAGGACCTCTCCGATTTCGAAGGAGTCCAGGACAACGCACTGACCGGGTTCGGCCTCGTCGTGGGATTGAACAATACGGGCGGCAAGAGTCCGATCACGCGGCGGCTGGCGATGAACTTCGTGCAGCAGTACGGGATCCGAATTCCGCCTGACATCCGGGCCCAGATCCGCACCGATACGCGGGAGAAGACGAACAACATCTCAGTCGTCGTCGTCAGTGCCCGCCTGCCTGCGTTTACACGCACGGGGCAGAAGATCGACGTGAACGTGTCGACCTTCGACGACGCCGCCAGCCTCACCGGCGGCTTCCTCATTCCGACGCCTCTCATGGGTGTGGACGGCGAGGTCTATGCCGTCGCCGACGGCAATGTTTCGGTCGACTCGTTTGTCGCCGGGGGACAGGCCGCTACGGTTCAGAAGAACCATCCCACCGCTGGCCGCATTATCAGCGGAGCGATTGTGGAACGCGAAGTCTGCACCACGCTGACGAAGAACGGCCGCGTGCGGATCCTGCTGCGCGAGCCCGACTTCGAAACGGCGACGCGGATGGTCGATGTGATCAATCGCTTTTCGCCGCAGACTTCCCGGGCCATCGATCCGGCGACCATCGAACTGAATGTCGCAGGTAAGCAGCCGGACGACATCATGTCGTTCCTCGCGCAGATCGAATCATTGAAAGTCCGGCCCGATGTCCGCGCGAAGGTCGTCATCAACGAACGCACCGGGACGATCGTCATTGGTGAGAACGTGCGCCTGTCGCACGTGCTGATCACGCACGCGAACCTGGCGATCTTCACCAAGGAATCTCCGGAGGTTTCGCAGCCGCAGCCGTTCTCCGACGGCGAGACCGTGGTGGTCCCGCGGACGGAGGTCAACGCGGTGGAGGAAGACCGTCCGATCCATGAGATCGAAGAAACAACGACCGTCAGCCACCTGGCCGAAGCGCTCAACGCCCTGGGAGTCGCCCCGCGCGATCTCGGGGTCATCTTCCAGCAGCTCCGCGACTCCGGGGCGCTGCACGCCGAACTCGAGTTCAAATAA
- a CDS encoding rod-binding protein, producing MNAITSLPSSAESGLLGLDVGNASSGKIEDAAKQVEGLFVSMLLKTMRETMASEMFGGDGADVWGGMFDQSMGEHIVSAGGLGLVEQLQPGRLSVSA from the coding sequence ATGAATGCCATCACTTCACTTCCGTCATCCGCCGAGTCCGGCCTGCTGGGTCTGGACGTCGGGAACGCATCGTCGGGGAAGATCGAAGACGCGGCCAAACAGGTCGAAGGGCTCTTCGTATCGATGCTCCTCAAGACGATGCGCGAGACGATGGCGAGCGAGATGTTCGGCGGAGATGGGGCGGATGTCTGGGGAGGGATGTTCGACCAGTCGATGGGAGAGCACATCGTGTCGGCGGGCGGACTCGGACTCGTCGAGCAGCTGCAACCCGGCCGGCTCTCCGTCTCAGCGTGA
- the flgK gene encoding flagellar hook-associated protein FlgK codes for MNLFDIPVSALRASQAGMTAISGNLANAATPGYHRQVAHLSETVGAEVANIRIGAGVEVNNVQRMRSVWVERSLLRNNSANGSAEVRNDVAHQLDTLFQVTDGSLTSRVEDFFNSWQDLSSQPGETTVRYDLLATAASLTSEVNALHSRMAELSLDLDTQIRDTVKTINQITSNIAILNKDIAVSEASGKEANDLRDKRDLLVSQLAEYIDVSSHETTGQPHVFSAANGAMLITTNAPKLDVVQTNGKYQLTIDGWTSPLPAGSGKLQGLLESKNVIVGGMQKRLETFAYDLVRTADQLHAQGLGLGGPFTSLNGERGVSDATIPLAKSALDFPVTNGVLTVTVTDQATGGRTAYAVNIEPAIDSLNDVAAKLNAIPNLRATVSAQTGRLTIISNDGYGFDFTNQPPTQPDTTAWTGSSGIKIDGAYTGSANANWTIKTSGPGTIGVTPGLRAQVVDSSGNLVGDWNVGLGYSAGDALTTSKGVTVSFGSGTVAGTDTATLRVTADSDETGILSTLGLNSLFTGTSAANFSVRQDLMDNPALLAAGQSTRSGDNSNATAFAALANALIADRGSLTFLESLAQMTADAGSFVQTVTREMDQLGAIKSDLTAQQQAVSGVDPNEELVKLLEFQRMFQAASKYITTVNSALDSLFGIFR; via the coding sequence GTGAACCTGTTCGACATTCCGGTCTCCGCCCTGCGCGCGTCGCAGGCCGGCATGACCGCCATCTCCGGAAACCTCGCCAACGCTGCCACGCCCGGCTACCACCGGCAGGTCGCGCACCTCAGCGAGACCGTTGGAGCCGAAGTTGCCAATATCCGCATCGGCGCGGGCGTTGAAGTCAACAACGTCCAGCGGATGCGCTCCGTGTGGGTCGAGCGGTCGCTCCTCAGGAACAACTCCGCCAACGGCTCGGCCGAAGTCCGCAACGACGTCGCCCACCAGCTCGACACGCTGTTTCAGGTGACGGACGGCAGCCTGACCAGCCGCGTCGAAGACTTCTTCAACTCCTGGCAGGACCTCTCGTCCCAGCCCGGTGAGACGACCGTTCGTTACGACCTGCTGGCGACCGCCGCGTCTCTCACCTCCGAAGTGAACGCCCTGCATTCCCGGATGGCGGAGCTCTCGCTCGACCTCGACACCCAGATCAGGGACACTGTCAAGACGATCAACCAGATCACCTCCAACATCGCGATTCTGAACAAGGACATCGCGGTGTCTGAAGCCTCGGGAAAGGAAGCGAACGACCTGCGCGACAAGCGCGACCTGCTCGTTTCCCAGCTGGCCGAATACATCGACGTCTCCTCGCATGAGACCACGGGGCAGCCGCACGTCTTCTCGGCCGCCAACGGCGCCATGCTGATCACCACGAACGCGCCGAAGCTCGATGTCGTTCAGACGAACGGCAAGTACCAGCTGACGATCGACGGCTGGACATCGCCGCTGCCGGCCGGCTCCGGCAAGCTGCAGGGGTTGCTGGAATCGAAGAACGTCATCGTCGGCGGGATGCAGAAGCGGCTGGAGACGTTCGCCTACGACCTCGTCCGCACGGCCGACCAGCTTCACGCCCAGGGGCTCGGCCTGGGGGGACCGTTCACCAGCCTCAACGGTGAACGGGGCGTCTCGGACGCCACGATTCCGCTGGCTAAGTCGGCCCTCGACTTTCCAGTGACCAATGGCGTACTGACCGTCACGGTGACCGATCAGGCGACGGGCGGCAGGACCGCGTACGCGGTGAACATCGAGCCGGCGATCGACAGTTTGAACGACGTCGCTGCAAAGCTGAATGCGATTCCGAATCTGCGCGCGACGGTCTCCGCCCAGACCGGGCGTCTGACGATCATTTCAAACGACGGATACGGCTTCGACTTCACCAACCAGCCTCCGACTCAACCGGACACGACTGCCTGGACGGGCAGCTCGGGCATCAAGATCGACGGCGCCTACACCGGCTCCGCGAACGCGAACTGGACGATCAAGACGTCGGGCCCCGGGACGATCGGCGTCACTCCGGGACTGCGCGCGCAGGTCGTCGATTCCAGCGGAAACCTCGTCGGCGACTGGAATGTCGGCCTCGGCTACTCCGCGGGCGATGCGCTGACCACGTCGAAGGGAGTGACCGTCAGTTTCGGTTCCGGGACCGTCGCCGGCACGGATACGGCCACGCTGCGCGTCACCGCGGACTCCGACGAAACCGGGATCCTTTCGACTCTCGGGCTGAACTCGCTCTTCACGGGCACCTCCGCGGCCAACTTCTCCGTCCGGCAGGACCTGATGGACAATCCCGCGCTGCTCGCAGCCGGGCAAAGCACCAGGTCGGGCGACAACAGCAACGCGACCGCATTTGCCGCCCTGGCCAATGCGCTGATCGCCGATCGCGGGTCGCTGACGTTCCTGGAATCACTGGCCCAGATGACGGCGGATGCCGGCAGCTTCGTGCAGACCGTGACCCGGGAGATGGACCAGCTCGGCGCGATCAAGTCGGACCTGACGGCGCAGCAACAGGCGGTCTCCGGCGTCGATCCGAATGAAGAACTGGTGAAACTGCTGGAGTTCCAGCGGATGTTTCAGGCGGCCTCCAAGTACATCACGACGGTGAACTCGGCGTTGGACTCCCTGTTCGGAATCTTCCGCTAG
- the flgL gene encoding flagellar hook-associated protein FlgL: protein MAIRVTPQITVAELLKQSTIHSANIAKLQQQIASGQRISRPSDDPLGTKTILSRTALVGQFETQQRSLNQAADRLNQANTELLSASDLLVRARDIASQARSALDESELRNYASEIDTILTQVRSTGNAQFDGQYLFSGDTANSAPYDESGTDFSYNGSLSSLRVSFFGKGSLEVVYSGQKVFGSSNRQPTDISGTTGARPGAGTDTSTQNTQLIVRHTATTFALGSGVSAGTSSATGDNIIGPSGSHTLTIVDTSGTGAYGTVSLNGAPPVAFDSSQTDLAVTGPNGEIVHLNTTAITAGFNGTVDLGGEGTLSMDGGSTEVPIDFSTAQALTTADGRTTFIDSTGISRAGVDQVEYAGVSNVFQALADLRDEILNLRDLPASEWQDALTRRVDEVTRHQSHILEVVGSQAQTLKTINDIGNRLGELTLDAKERLSEVAKTDIPAAAVALQEANNLLEYSYAVTAKVFNTSLLDYMA from the coding sequence ATGGCAATTCGCGTCACCCCTCAGATCACCGTCGCCGAACTGCTGAAGCAGTCGACGATTCATTCCGCCAACATCGCAAAGCTGCAGCAGCAGATCGCCAGTGGGCAGCGGATCTCGAGACCCTCGGATGATCCGCTCGGGACGAAGACGATCCTGTCCCGTACGGCCCTCGTCGGCCAGTTCGAGACTCAGCAGCGATCCCTCAACCAGGCGGCCGACCGCCTCAACCAGGCGAACACCGAGCTTCTCTCCGCCAGCGATCTGCTGGTCCGCGCACGCGACATCGCGTCGCAGGCCCGGTCGGCGCTCGATGAGAGCGAACTTCGCAACTACGCCAGCGAGATCGACACGATTCTCACCCAGGTGCGATCGACCGGAAACGCCCAGTTCGACGGCCAGTATCTGTTCAGCGGCGACACGGCCAACAGTGCGCCTTACGACGAGTCGGGGACCGATTTCAGCTACAACGGAAGCCTGTCCAGCCTGCGGGTCAGCTTCTTCGGGAAGGGAAGCCTCGAAGTCGTCTATTCGGGGCAGAAGGTGTTTGGCTCGTCCAACCGTCAGCCCACTGACATTTCAGGAACGACCGGCGCCAGGCCGGGCGCGGGAACCGACACCTCGACGCAGAATACGCAGCTCATCGTCCGACACACGGCGACGACGTTTGCTCTCGGATCGGGCGTTTCGGCAGGAACCTCATCGGCCACCGGCGACAACATCATCGGCCCTTCCGGTTCTCACACGCTCACCATCGTCGATACCAGCGGCACCGGCGCCTATGGAACGGTCTCGCTGAACGGCGCCCCTCCTGTCGCGTTCGACAGCTCACAGACCGACCTGGCCGTGACCGGCCCCAACGGTGAGATTGTCCATCTGAACACGACCGCCATCACGGCTGGATTCAACGGCACGGTCGACCTGGGAGGGGAGGGGACTCTCTCCATGGATGGCGGGTCGACAGAAGTTCCGATCGATTTCTCGACCGCGCAGGCGCTGACGACTGCGGATGGACGAACGACGTTCATCGACTCGACGGGCATCTCGCGGGCCGGCGTCGATCAGGTCGAGTATGCGGGCGTCAGCAATGTCTTCCAGGCACTGGCCGACCTCCGCGATGAAATCCTCAACCTCCGCGACCTCCCTGCTTCGGAATGGCAGGATGCCCTGACGCGCCGTGTCGACGAAGTTACCCGCCACCAGTCCCACATTCTGGAAGTCGTGGGATCCCAGGCGCAGACGCTGAAGACGATCAACGACATCGGCAACCGGCTGGGAGAACTGACGCTTGACGCCAAGGAGCGGCTTTCGGAAGTCGCCAAGACTGACATTCCCGCGGCGGCGGTTGCGCTTCAGGAAGCGAACAACCTGCTCGAATACAGCTACGCCGTGACGGCGAAGGTGTTCAACACGTCGCTGCTCGATTACATGGCGTGA
- a CDS encoding purine-nucleoside phosphorylase, protein MSQVAEAAAALRQLGAPTIEIGLILGTGLCEVADSLEERLIIPYGDIPHFQTPTAIGHHGRITIGRLNGIVVAALQGRCHLYEGIAPARLAFPVRVLAAIGMQTLVVTNAAGGLRPGLEVGDLLILSDHLNMMFANPLIGPHDASCGPMFPDMSAPYDRELAEKAITASRIHQIPATRGVYAAVSGPTYETRAEMRMYRQLGADAIGMSTVPEVLAAARLGIKVLGISTITNLCNPDMVDQTSGEAVAHAAAGAAPRVARLLRECLTPCNRAATC, encoded by the coding sequence GTGTCTCAAGTCGCTGAAGCCGCCGCCGCACTCCGCCAACTCGGTGCGCCGACGATCGAGATCGGACTGATTCTCGGCACGGGGCTGTGCGAAGTCGCCGACTCGCTCGAAGAGCGGCTGATCATTCCCTATGGCGACATCCCGCATTTCCAGACACCGACTGCCATCGGACACCATGGACGGATCACCATCGGCCGCCTGAACGGAATCGTGGTCGCCGCGCTCCAGGGACGGTGCCACTTGTATGAGGGGATTGCGCCGGCGCGACTCGCCTTCCCGGTCCGCGTGCTCGCGGCAATCGGCATGCAGACGCTTGTCGTGACCAACGCAGCGGGCGGACTTCGCCCGGGGCTGGAAGTGGGCGATCTCCTGATCCTGTCGGATCATCTCAACATGATGTTCGCCAACCCGCTGATCGGGCCGCACGATGCCAGTTGCGGCCCGATGTTTCCGGACATGTCGGCCCCCTACGACCGGGAGCTGGCCGAGAAGGCGATCACAGCCAGTCGCATTCACCAGATTCCCGCAACCCGGGGGGTCTACGCCGCGGTAAGCGGCCCGACCTACGAGACCCGGGCCGAGATGCGCATGTATCGCCAGCTCGGAGCCGATGCGATTGGCATGTCGACGGTCCCCGAGGTCCTCGCGGCAGCCCGGCTGGGAATCAAGGTCCTGGGGATTTCGACGATTACCAATCTCTGCAACCCGGACATGGTGGACCAGACGTCCGGAGAAGCTGTCGCCCATGCGGCGGCCGGCGCGGCGCCGCGGGTGGCGAGACTGCTGAGAGAATGCCTCACGCCATGTAATCGAGCAGCGACGTGTTGA
- a CDS encoding zinc-binding metallopeptidase family protein, translating to MKTSHCHCGNRLFFENTLCVRCGLETGLCPECYFVTSLIPLGDGLFRCGHADCGSRVQKCYNFNVENVCNGLIPVNGGDMNEWALCAECRLTRVIPNLSVPGNREKWRLIEVAKRRVLYTVHALGLPIGRPGNTIHPKLIFEFKADEDVPVYTGHAGGVITINLNEADDVERERNRVAFGEPHRTLVGHFRHELGHYYWDMLVRGRCEPAFRDLFADERSPSYEDAKVRYYMYGPPPDWQGRFISAYATMHPWEDFAETFGAYLDMVAILDTASSLPGEQLRNIDCAKMLASYQQVGILVNELNREMGIQDLVPEVFTGNVIDKLTFVHRLIAKSSLI from the coding sequence ATGAAGACGTCTCACTGTCATTGCGGAAACCGGCTGTTTTTCGAGAACACGCTGTGCGTTCGGTGCGGCCTCGAAACCGGGCTGTGTCCCGAGTGCTACTTCGTGACGTCCCTGATTCCGCTGGGGGACGGCCTGTTTCGCTGCGGTCACGCAGACTGCGGGTCCCGCGTCCAGAAGTGCTACAACTTCAACGTTGAGAATGTCTGCAACGGATTGATTCCCGTGAACGGCGGGGACATGAACGAATGGGCCCTGTGCGCCGAATGCCGGCTGACACGGGTCATTCCGAACCTCTCTGTTCCGGGGAACCGTGAGAAGTGGCGGCTGATCGAAGTTGCCAAGCGACGCGTGCTGTATACCGTCCACGCGCTCGGCCTGCCGATCGGGCGCCCGGGCAACACCATCCACCCGAAACTGATCTTCGAGTTCAAGGCCGATGAAGATGTACCGGTCTATACCGGGCATGCCGGGGGTGTGATCACGATCAACCTCAACGAAGCGGACGACGTGGAGCGGGAGCGCAACCGCGTTGCGTTTGGCGAGCCGCATCGCACGCTGGTCGGCCACTTCCGGCATGAACTGGGACATTACTACTGGGACATGCTGGTTCGCGGCCGCTGCGAACCAGCGTTTCGCGACCTGTTCGCGGACGAGCGAAGCCCTTCTTACGAAGACGCGAAGGTCCGGTACTACATGTACGGACCGCCACCGGACTGGCAGGGGCGCTTCATCTCCGCATACGCGACGATGCACCCCTGGGAGGACTTTGCCGAAACCTTCGGAGCGTACCTCGATATGGTGGCCATCCTCGATACCGCCAGCAGCCTGCCGGGCGAGCAGTTGCGGAACATCGACTGCGCAAAGATGCTCGCCTCGTACCAGCAGGTCGGGATTCTCGTGAATGAACTCAACCGCGAGATGGGGATTCAGGACCTGGTCCCGGAGGTTTTCACCGGCAACGTGATCGACAAACTCACCTTCGTGCATCGGCTGATTGCGAAAAGCTCGCTCATCTAG